One segment of Candidatus Cloacimonadota bacterium DNA contains the following:
- a CDS encoding response regulator, producing the protein MAAKSVEILLVEDNIHDERLTIKALQKNNLTNKLHVVRDGEEALEFLFHTGRYKKDETSQEIDPPRLILLDLKLPKIDGLELLNIIKKDERTKTIPVVILTSSTQESDMLQSYRLGVNSYIVKPVEFDKFISAVSDLGLYWMILNELPK; encoded by the coding sequence ATGGCAGCCAAGTCGGTAGAAATATTATTGGTAGAAGATAATATTCACGATGAAAGACTCACGATAAAAGCACTTCAAAAAAACAATCTTACAAATAAACTGCATGTAGTTCGAGATGGAGAAGAAGCATTGGAATTTCTTTTTCATACAGGAAGATACAAAAAAGATGAAACTTCACAGGAAATTGATCCACCCAGATTGATCTTGTTAGATCTTAAGCTTCCCAAAATTGATGGACTCGAACTGCTGAATATCATCAAAAAAGATGAAAGAACAAAAACTATTCCTGTGGTAATTTTAACCTCATCTACCCAGGAAAGCGATATGCTGCAAAGTTACCGATTGGGAGTGAACAGCTACATTGTAAAACCAGTAGAATTCGATAAGTTTATTTCTGCCGTGTCAGATCTTGGACTTTATTGGATGATTCTGAACGAGTTACCAAAATAG
- the smpB gene encoding SsrA-binding protein SmpB — MREFKNRKASHNYFFIDELEVGIVLKGSEIKSIRAGKINFKDSYAVIEDDEIWLLNLHISSYKKANRFDHEPERKRKLLLNKREIRKLKKKVEERGFTLVPKDLYINENGIAKLTLAVAKGKRLYDKRETLQKKDEIRELQRRQKNYL; from the coding sequence ATGAGAGAATTTAAAAATAGAAAAGCAAGTCATAACTACTTTTTTATAGATGAATTGGAAGTAGGTATTGTGCTAAAAGGTTCGGAGATAAAATCGATTAGAGCCGGAAAGATAAATTTCAAAGATTCTTATGCTGTTATAGAAGATGATGAAATATGGCTTTTAAATTTACATATCAGTTCCTATAAAAAAGCGAACCGTTTCGATCATGAACCAGAGAGAAAACGTAAACTTCTGCTGAACAAACGAGAAATAAGAAAGCTGAAGAAAAAAGTGGAGGAAAGAGGTTTTACGCTGGTTCCCAAAGATCTATATATAAATGAAAATGGCATTGCAAAACTAACTTTGGCAGTAGCAAAAGGGAAGCGTTTGTACGATAAGAGAGAAACTTTGCAGAAAAAAGATGAAATCCGCGAATTGCAAAGAAGACAAAAAAATTATTTATAG
- a CDS encoding undecaprenyl/decaprenyl-phosphate alpha-N-acetylglucosaminyl 1-phosphate transferase, with protein MKIIYTCFTVLILSFLTVYSITPFIIRFARKINFLDNPNARKVHKKSTPLMGGLAVFIGFTLITIYVIITNLHAISGAILGYLGGALIIVTVGLLDDRFGMNPLLKLVGQAVSCLVFLYFNDLLHLFGAVYITLPLLFLWMVGLMNALNFLDNMDGIITGMSGILAFGFYALSFISHSPAVAVQANFMALLSLIFAGSVFGFLPHNFNPAKIFLGDAGSMFIGYFLSTMGILAGRLVVIRMNHRIYYLLPVLLLSYAIFDISLVSFTRKRDGRRISQGGKDHSTHRIDNAMRSAKVTAIIVYLINIIIVLVTVLVLKMESIKLLVLSTIMFAIIFLFFGNKLDNIPVVIPENQLIKPNNKDT; from the coding sequence ATGAAAATAATATATACATGTTTTACTGTTCTAATCTTGTCTTTCTTAACGGTTTACAGTATTACGCCTTTTATTATTAGATTTGCCAGAAAAATTAATTTTTTAGATAATCCAAACGCAAGAAAAGTTCATAAGAAATCTACACCTTTGATGGGAGGTTTGGCTGTTTTTATCGGTTTTACTCTTATTACGATCTACGTTATCATTACGAATCTACACGCGATATCAGGTGCAATTCTGGGTTATCTGGGTGGGGCTTTAATAATTGTTACAGTTGGTTTGCTTGATGATCGTTTTGGGATGAATCCGCTGCTCAAACTTGTTGGTCAAGCTGTATCATGTCTGGTTTTTCTGTATTTCAATGATCTGTTGCATTTATTTGGTGCTGTTTACATCACGCTTCCATTACTATTTTTGTGGATGGTTGGATTGATGAATGCTTTAAATTTTCTGGATAATATGGACGGAATTATCACAGGGATGTCGGGTATTTTAGCTTTTGGATTTTATGCGCTGAGTTTCATCAGTCATTCACCAGCAGTTGCAGTTCAGGCAAATTTTATGGCGTTGCTTTCACTTATTTTTGCTGGTTCAGTTTTTGGATTTTTACCACATAATTTCAATCCAGCCAAGATTTTCCTGGGAGATGCAGGCAGTATGTTCATTGGTTATTTTCTTTCAACGATGGGAATTCTGGCTGGTAGATTAGTAGTAATTCGCATGAATCATCGAATTTATTATCTGCTTCCTGTATTACTACTTAGCTATGCAATATTTGATATTTCGCTGGTTAGTTTTACACGCAAAAGAGATGGTCGACGCATAAGTCAGGGTGGTAAAGATCATTCTACTCACCGCATCGATAATGCAATGAGATCTGCCAAAGTTACAGCTATCATCGTTTATCTAATCAACATCATCATTGTTTTAGTTACTGTATTAGTGCTAAAAATGGAATCAATAAAACTATTAGTTTTATCCACGATCATGTTTGCTATCATCTTTTTGTTTTTCGGTAATAAATTGGATAATATTCCAGTTGTAATTCCGGAAAATCAGCTGATTAAACCAAATAATAAGGACACATAA